In a genomic window of Plectropomus leopardus isolate mb chromosome 6, YSFRI_Pleo_2.0, whole genome shotgun sequence:
- the LOC121944834 gene encoding ATP synthase subunit alpha, mitochondrial-like — protein MLSVRVAAALARTLPRRAGFVSKAVPAACVGVNHLHTHRPWLQKTGTAEVSSILEEKIMGADTSADLEETGRVLSIGDGIARVYGLRNVQAEEMVEFSSGLKGMSLNLEPDNVGVVVFGNDKLIKEGDIVKRTGAIVDVPVGEELLGRVVDALGNAIDGKGPLGSSTRRRVGLKAPGIIPRISVREPMQTGIKAVDSLVPIGRGQRELIIGDRQTGKTAIAIDTIINQKRFNDGTDEKKKLYCIYVAIGQKRSTVAQLVKRLTDADAMKYTIVVSATASDAAPLQYLAPYSGCSMGEYFRDNGKHALIIYDDLSKQAVAYRQMSLLLRRPPGREAYPGDVFYLHSRLLERAAKMNDNFGGGSLTALPVIETQAGDVSAYIPTNVISITDGQIFLETELFYKGIRPAINVGLSVSRVGSAAQTRAMKQVAGTMKLELAQYREVAAFAQFGSDLDAATQQLLNRGVRLTELLKQGQYSPMAIEEQVTVIYAGVRGHLDKMEPSKITKFEKAFLQHILSQHQDLLAAIRADGKISEASDAKLKQIVLTFLSSFE, from the exons ATGTTATCCGTGAGAGTTGCAGCAGCTTTGGCCAGGACCCTGCCAAGAAGGGCTGGATTT GTGTCCAAGGCTGTTCCGGCCGCTTGCGTTGGGGTCAatcacctccacacacacagaccatgGCTGCAGAAGACAG GCACAGCTGAGGTGTCCTCAATCCTGGAGGAGAAAATCATGGGAGCAGACACCTCTGCAGACCTGGAGGAGACCGGACGTGTGCTGTCCATCGGTGACGGTATTGCCAGAGTGTACGGGCTGAGGAACGTCCAGGCAGAAGAGATGGTGGAGTTCTCCTCTGGACTTAAG GGCATGTCTCTGAACTTGGAGCCCGACAATGTTGGTGTTGTGGTGTTTGGTAACGACAAGCTGATCAAGGAGGGCGACATCGTGAAGAGAACTGGTGCCATCGTGGATGTCCCTGTTGGTGAGGAGCTGCTCGGCCGTGTGGTGGACGCTCTGGGAAACGCCATCGATGGAAAG GGCCCCCTGGGTTCCAGCACTCGTAGGCGTGTGGGTCTGAAGGCCCCTGGTATCATCCCCCGTATCTCTGTGAGGGAGCCCATGCAGACCGGAATCAAGGCTGTGGACAGCCTGGTGCCCATTGGCAGAGGCCAGCGTGAGCTGATCATTGGTGACAGGCAGACCGG AAAAACCGCCATTGCCATTGACACAATCATCAACCAGAAGCGCTTCAACGATGGAACTGACGAGAAGAAGAAGCTGTACTGCATCTACGTCGCCATCGGACAGAAGAGGTCCACCGTGGCTCAGCTGGTGAAGAGGCTGACTGATGCCGATGCCATGAAGTACACCATCGTGGTCTCTGCCACCGCCTCTGATGCTGCCCCTCTGCAGTACCTGGCCCCGTACTCCGGCTGCTCCATGGGAGAGTACTTCAGAGACAACGGCAAGCACGCCCTGATCATCTATGATGATCTGTCCAAGCAG GCTGTTGCCTACCGTCAGATGTCCCTGCTGCTGCGTCGTCCTCCCGGTCGTGAGGCTTACCCTGGTGATGTGTTCTACCTGCACTCCCGTCTGCTGGAGAGAGCTGCCAAGATGAACGACAACTTTGGTGGCGGCTCCCTCACTGCTCTGCCTGTCATCGAAACTCAGGCCGGTGATGTGTCTGCCTACATCCCCACCAACGTCATCTCCATCACAGACGGACAG ATCTTCTTGGAGACTGAGCTGTTCTACAAGGGTATCCGCCCCGCTATCAACGTGGGTCTGTCTGTGTCCAGAGTAGGCTCTGCTGCCCAAACCAGAGCCATGAAGCAg GTGGCTGGTACCATGAAGCTGGAGCTGGCTCAGTACCGTGAGGTGGCTGCCTTCGCTCAGTTCGGCTCTGACCTGGACGCTGCCACCCAGCAGCTCCTTAACAGGGGTGTCAGGCTCACTGAATTGCTCAAGCAGGGACAGTACT CCCCCATGGCCATCGAGGAGCAGGTCACAGTCATCTACGCCGGTGTCAGAGGTCACTTGGACAAGATGGAGCCCAGCAAGATCACAAAGTTCGAGAAGGCTTTCCTGCAGCACATCCTCAGCCAGCACCAGGACCTGCTCGCTGCAATCAG ggCTGACGGCAAAATCTCAGAGGCATCAGACGCTAAACTGAAGCAGATTGTATTGACCTTCCTGTCCAGTTTTGAGTAA